From the Nodularia sp. NIES-3585 genome, one window contains:
- the rpmG gene encoding 50S ribosomal protein L33, translating to MAKSKGARIIMTLECTECRSNPDKRSPGVSRYTSTKNRRNTTNRVELKKFCTHCNKHTVHKEIK from the coding sequence ATGGCTAAGAGTAAAGGTGCCCGCATAATAATGACACTCGAATGTACTGAGTGTCGTTCTAACCCAGACAAGCGATCGCCTGGTGTTTCCAGATATACCAGCACCAAGAACCGTCGCAACACGACCAACCGTGTAGAACTGAAAAAGTTCTGTACACACTGCAACAAACATACTGTTCACAAGGAAATTAAGTAA
- a CDS encoding type II toxin-antitoxin system VapC family toxin, protein MIVLDTHIWVWWVQNDLRLTAKHRQWLQDYEKSGLGISILSCWEVAKLVEKNRLILPLSINEWLEVALAYPGVQLLDLTLPIVVDSTQLKGFHSDPFDQLIVATARFYDCHLLTVDAKILNYPDVKTLK, encoded by the coding sequence ATGATTGTACTTGACACTCACATCTGGGTTTGGTGGGTACAAAACGATTTACGACTGACCGCAAAACATAGACAATGGTTACAAGATTATGAGAAATCCGGACTAGGAATCAGCATTCTTTCTTGTTGGGAAGTAGCAAAATTAGTTGAAAAAAATAGACTAATTCTGCCCTTATCTATTAATGAATGGTTAGAAGTTGCTTTGGCTTATCCTGGAGTACAGCTATTAGATTTGACTCTACCAATAGTTGTTGATTCCACTCAATTAAAAGGTTTTCATAGTGACCCATTTGACCAACTTATCGTAGCAACAGCCAGGTTTTATGATTGTCATTTATTAACTGTTGATGCAAAGATTCTTAATTATCCTGATGTCAAGACACTCAAATAA
- the glp gene encoding gephyrin-like molybdotransferase Glp, with the protein MLSVSDAEAIILNLVQPLDQQRDIEIIDLLAADRRIISTPVTSKLDFPHWDNSAMDGYAVRYEDVQHSSDVQSTSLEIIEEIPAGYQPQSKVKAGQAARIFTGAVMPRGADTVVMQEKTRREDNRVFILTAPQPQEFVRYKGAFYQAGKQLLPRGVKLNAPEIAVLAAAQCVKLSVYRRPRVAIFSSGDELVTADQILQPGQIVDSNQYALAALVREAGAEPLLLGIVKDHPDALREAIAYAITHADIVLSSGGVSVGDYDYIDQILESLEAKIHIQSVAISPGKPLTVATFPTPHSPLPTPHFPIYFGLPGNPVSALVTFWRFVQPALRKLSGLAGGWEPKFLKVRSHHELKSNGKRETYVWGSLRLIAGVYEFHKAGGSQSSGNLINLAQTNALAVLPVGQTVISPQAEVQVLRVAL; encoded by the coding sequence ATGCTATCAGTCAGCGATGCAGAGGCAATTATTTTAAATTTGGTGCAACCGTTAGATCAGCAACGGGATATAGAAATTATAGATTTATTGGCAGCAGACAGACGAATTATTTCCACTCCTGTCACCAGTAAATTAGATTTTCCCCATTGGGATAATTCCGCAATGGATGGCTACGCAGTCCGTTATGAAGATGTCCAGCACTCTAGCGACGTACAGTCAACAAGTTTAGAAATTATTGAAGAAATTCCCGCAGGATATCAACCCCAGTCTAAAGTCAAAGCGGGGCAAGCAGCGCGAATTTTTACAGGTGCGGTGATGCCAAGGGGTGCGGATACTGTAGTCATGCAGGAAAAAACACGCCGAGAAGATAACCGTGTATTTATTTTAACTGCACCCCAACCACAAGAATTTGTCAGATACAAAGGGGCTTTTTATCAAGCTGGAAAACAATTATTACCCAGAGGAGTTAAATTAAATGCTCCTGAAATTGCGGTGTTAGCGGCGGCGCAATGTGTGAAATTAAGCGTTTACCGTCGTCCGCGTGTGGCAATTTTTTCTAGTGGTGACGAGTTGGTAACGGCTGATCAAATTTTGCAACCTGGTCAAATTGTCGATTCTAATCAATATGCTTTAGCCGCATTGGTGAGGGAGGCGGGAGCAGAACCGTTATTATTGGGTATTGTGAAAGATCATCCAGATGCTTTGCGAGAGGCGATCGCCTACGCCATAACTCATGCTGATATAGTTTTATCTTCTGGTGGTGTATCAGTAGGCGATTATGATTATATTGATCAAATTCTGGAATCTCTGGAAGCTAAAATTCATATTCAGTCTGTAGCCATCAGTCCCGGTAAACCCCTCACCGTCGCCACTTTCCCCACTCCCCACTCCCCACTCCCCACTCCCCACTTCCCAATTTACTTTGGTTTACCGGGAAATCCGGTTTCGGCTTTGGTGACTTTCTGGCGATTTGTACAACCAGCGCTGCGGAAGCTTTCGGGGTTGGCGGGAGGTTGGGAACCGAAATTTCTGAAAGTGCGATCGCATCATGAGTTAAAGTCTAATGGCAAGCGGGAAACTTACGTTTGGGGTAGCTTGCGTTTAATTGCTGGCGTTTATGAATTTCACAAAGCCGGTGGTAGTCAAAGTTCGGGCAATTTAATTAATTTAGCTCAAACTAATGCTTTAGCTGTTCTGCCTGTGGGTCAAACAGTGATTTCTCCACAAGCGGAAGTGCAAGTTTTACGGGTTGCGCTCTGA
- the hemE gene encoding uroporphyrinogen decarboxylase — MGVSLTAPHLLRAARGEVVDRPPVWMMRQAGRYMKAYRDLREKYPSFRDRSEIPEVAIEVSLQPWRAFQPDGVILFSDIVTPLPGLGIEMDIAEGKGPIINSPLRTKEQIDRLRPLEPEASLPFIKTILQALRQEVGNQSTVLGFVGAPWTLAAYAVEGKGSKTYSVIKNMAFSDPTILHQLLAKFADAIAVYARYQIDCGAQVVQMFDSWAGQLSPQDYDTFALPYQQRVFQQVKQTHPDTPLILLVSGSAGLLERMPKSGADIVTVDWAVDMAEARARLGKHVKVQGNLDPGVLFGSKEFIRDRILDTVRKAGNWGHILNLGHGVLPETPEENVAFFFETAKQLKSVEV, encoded by the coding sequence ATGGGTGTTTCGTTAACGGCTCCTCATCTCCTCCGAGCTGCGCGTGGTGAAGTAGTAGATCGTCCCCCTGTCTGGATGATGCGACAAGCGGGACGATATATGAAAGCATATCGAGATTTAAGGGAAAAGTATCCTTCTTTCCGCGATCGCTCGGAAATTCCCGAAGTGGCGATTGAAGTTTCCCTGCAACCTTGGAGAGCATTCCAGCCAGACGGAGTAATTTTATTTTCCGACATTGTTACCCCTTTGCCTGGGTTGGGCATTGAAATGGACATTGCGGAAGGTAAAGGCCCAATCATTAACTCGCCCCTTCGTACCAAAGAACAAATTGATCGCCTGCGTCCGTTAGAACCAGAAGCATCACTCCCGTTTATTAAGACCATATTGCAAGCGTTACGCCAGGAAGTAGGCAATCAGTCAACTGTTTTAGGCTTCGTGGGTGCGCCGTGGACTTTAGCCGCTTATGCAGTGGAAGGTAAAGGTTCTAAAACCTACTCCGTGATTAAAAACATGGCGTTTTCAGATCCGACGATCTTACATCAGCTATTAGCCAAATTTGCTGATGCGATCGCGGTTTATGCACGCTATCAAATTGACTGCGGCGCTCAAGTTGTGCAGATGTTCGATTCTTGGGCTGGTCAACTGAGTCCCCAAGATTATGACACCTTTGCTCTGCCTTATCAGCAAAGAGTTTTTCAGCAAGTCAAGCAAACTCACCCTGATACGCCGTTGATTTTATTGGTTAGCGGTAGCGCAGGTTTGCTGGAAAGAATGCCTAAATCTGGTGCAGATATTGTTACTGTGGATTGGGCTGTGGATATGGCTGAAGCACGCGCCAGATTAGGTAAACACGTTAAAGTTCAGGGAAATCTTGACCCTGGTGTGTTATTTGGTTCTAAAGAGTTTATCCGCGATCGCATCCTGGATACAGTGCGTAAAGCTGGTAATTGGGGTCATATTCTCAATCTCGGTCATGGTGTACTACCAGAAACTCCAGAAGAAAATGTGGCTTTCTTTTTTGAAACTGCAAAACAACTCAAATCGGTAGAAGTTTAA
- a CDS encoding RDD family protein produces MTIERVPETHYPKADIVRRGMALGLDFLGVWLISSILGGNQIGIQWVQILVFLFCWVIFRILVVYNNQGQSLGRWAFDLKILEVRNGEITGRIPTLRSLLQREAIIGFGSLLVSIALGNIRANPTAILLLIPLAIDCGAALSDKQMQQALHDRYGGTFIVSSRRGYSLDIKIQRLVAKMRRSVRR; encoded by the coding sequence ATGACTATAGAACGAGTCCCCGAAACACACTATCCCAAAGCTGATATTGTCCGACGAGGAATGGCATTAGGGCTAGATTTCCTGGGAGTCTGGTTAATCAGTTCTATATTGGGAGGGAATCAAATCGGTATCCAGTGGGTGCAAATTCTCGTGTTTCTGTTCTGCTGGGTGATTTTTCGCATCCTGGTAGTTTACAACAATCAAGGGCAAAGCTTAGGGCGTTGGGCTTTTGACCTGAAAATTCTCGAAGTCCGTAATGGCGAAATTACAGGCAGAATTCCCACGTTGCGATCGCTACTCCAGCGAGAAGCTATAATCGGATTTGGTTCGCTTTTGGTATCAATTGCCCTGGGCAACATCAGAGCTAACCCCACTGCTATACTGCTATTAATTCCCCTAGCCATTGATTGTGGCGCGGCTTTATCTGACAAACAGATGCAGCAAGCCCTACACGACCGCTATGGTGGTACTTTCATAGTTTCGTCGCGTCGGGGCTATTCGCTAGATATCAAGATTCAGCGATTAGTTGCAAAAATGCGCCGAAGTGTGAGAAGATAG
- a CDS encoding YlcI/YnfO family protein, producing MEREALTIRFPSQLLAKARKLKDSSESFNDLVVEALEHEVRRRRGWAAHQRIIARSEAVKVKTGIQLASTDLIHSLREGEGRLD from the coding sequence ATGGAACGCGAAGCTTTAACAATCCGTTTTCCTTCTCAACTGCTTGCCAAAGCCAGAAAACTCAAAGACAGTAGTGAATCATTTAATGATTTAGTGGTTGAAGCTTTAGAACATGAAGTGCGACGTAGAAGGGGATGGGCTGCACATCAGCGAATTATTGCCCGCAGCGAAGCTGTCAAAGTCAAAACCGGCATACAACTAGCGTCTACAGACTTAATTCACAGCTTGAGAGAAGGTGAGGGGAGACTTGACTAG
- a CDS encoding HEPN domain-containing protein — protein sequence MTEEQRELLLKAQQSLEAAKLLLTNNYPDYATSRAYYAMFYIAEAFLEGKGLAFSKHSAVIAAFGREFAKPQRVPTHFHRFLIEAQELRTTGDYGQLNAVTTDQAAEQIERAEEFLSLAIQEIGAI from the coding sequence ATGACGGAAGAACAACGGGAACTCCTCCTCAAAGCCCAACAGAGTTTAGAAGCCGCAAAACTCCTACTTACCAACAACTACCCAGACTACGCCACCTCCCGCGCCTACTACGCCATGTTCTACATTGCAGAAGCGTTTCTCGAAGGTAAGGGACTTGCATTTTCCAAACATTCAGCCGTTATTGCTGCTTTTGGGCGAGAATTTGCCAAACCTCAAAGAGTTCCAACTCATTTTCATCGTTTCCTAATTGAAGCGCAGGAACTGCGAACCACTGGCGACTACGGACAATTGAACGCCGTCACAACAGACCAAGCCGCAGAACAGATTGAGCGCGCGGAGGAATTTTTGTCCCTAGCAATTCAGGAAATCGGTGCAATATAA
- a CDS encoding DUF5615 family PIN-like protein, with protein MNNLRFLADVHISPLTVAALKLKGYDILRCTDLLPNTAADVDILELARVESRIIITQD; from the coding sequence ATGAATAACCTTCGCTTTCTTGCTGATGTGCATATTTCCCCTCTAACAGTTGCAGCTTTAAAATTGAAGGGCTATGACATTTTACGTTGTACAGATTTGCTCCCTAACACTGCCGCTGATGTCGATATTTTAGAACTTGCAAGAGTTGAAAGTCGAATTATTATCACCCAAGACTGA
- a CDS encoding NAD(P)-dependent oxidoreductase, protein MNQKRILVTGASGCVGHYISEALIQNTNHELYLLVRNPQKLQVDTQARPGITVLQGDMQKISLLADLLPTIDTAVLTATAWGGDETFDINVSKTLELMQMLDPQRCEQVIYFSTASVLDRYNQPLKEAGELGTDYIRSKYDCLQKMSQLEIAPKITKVFPTLVLGGDDKKPYSHLTSGIPEVTKYINLIRCLQVDGSFHFIHGRDIATAVQYLIDSPPQENEPRKFVLGQQALTANQAVEEVCNYLGKKIYFRIPLSLALANLIIAVFRIQMAAWDRFCMSNRHFSYEHVVNPASLGLPNYCATMSDVLKISGVKGAKN, encoded by the coding sequence ATGAATCAGAAACGGATTTTAGTGACAGGTGCAAGCGGTTGTGTAGGTCACTACATTTCAGAAGCCTTAATTCAAAATACTAATCACGAGTTATATTTACTGGTCAGAAATCCGCAGAAATTACAAGTTGATACTCAAGCGCGTCCAGGTATCACCGTTTTGCAGGGTGATATGCAAAAAATTAGCCTGTTGGCTGATTTACTCCCCACAATTGATACAGCAGTCCTCACGGCTACGGCTTGGGGTGGTGATGAGACATTTGATATTAATGTCTCCAAGACTCTAGAATTGATGCAAATGCTAGATCCGCAGCGCTGTGAACAAGTAATTTATTTTTCTACAGCTAGTGTTTTGGATCGTTACAATCAACCCCTGAAAGAAGCTGGGGAACTTGGGACAGATTATATTCGTTCCAAATATGATTGTTTACAAAAAATGTCGCAGCTAGAAATAGCCCCGAAAATTACTAAGGTTTTCCCAACTTTGGTTTTAGGTGGTGATGATAAAAAACCTTATTCTCATTTGACATCGGGAATACCAGAAGTCACCAAATATATTAATTTAATTCGCTGTTTGCAGGTAGATGGCAGTTTTCATTTTATCCACGGGCGAGACATTGCGACTGCGGTGCAGTATTTAATTGATTCTCCTCCCCAGGAAAACGAACCACGCAAGTTTGTTTTGGGACAACAAGCGTTAACAGCTAATCAAGCAGTGGAAGAAGTCTGCAATTATTTGGGTAAAAAGATTTATTTTCGCATTCCGCTATCGTTAGCATTAGCTAATTTGATTATTGCTGTATTTCGGATTCAAATGGCTGCTTGGGATAGATTCTGCATGAGCAATCGTCATTTTAGTTATGAACATGTGGTAAATCCCGCCAGTTTGGGTTTGCCCAATTACTGTGCAACGATGAGCGATGTTTTAAAAATTAGTGGCGTGAAGGGAGCAAAAAATTAG
- a CDS encoding DUF433 domain-containing protein — translation MAQLDRITVNPNVCLGQPTIRGMRITVGFILKLLASNLSVQEVLAAYPELEDEDIRQVLNYAAWTVSDKIVGIPSA, via the coding sequence ATGGCTCAATTAGATCGCATTACTGTTAATCCTAACGTTTGCCTTGGACAACCAACAATTCGGGGAATGCGTATCACTGTGGGCTTTATTCTGAAATTGCTGGCCAGCAACCTTTCGGTTCAGGAAGTTTTAGCAGCTTATCCCGAATTAGAGGATGAAGATATCCGACAGGTGCTTAACTACGCTGCTTGGACTGTTTCAGATAAAATTGTCGGTATTCCTTCGGCATGA
- a CDS encoding B12-binding domain-containing radical SAM protein, whose protein sequence is MRILLVYPIFPKTFWSYEKILELVDRKVLLPPLGLVTVAAILPQEWEFKLVDRNIRSATEEEWAWADVVILSAMIVQKEDLLGQIQEAKRRGKLVAVGGPYPTSVPHEVENVGADFLILDEGELTLPMFIEALQRGETSGVFRATEKPDVTSTPIPRFDLLELNAYDMMSVQFSRGCPFQCEFCDIIVLYGRKPRTKTPAQLLAELDCLYELGWRRGVFMVDDNFIGNKRNVKLLLKELKVWMEEHQYPFRFDTEASVDLAQDPEMLELMVESGFSAVFLGIETPDEDSLQLTKKFQNTRSSLADAVQTIIKAGLRPMAGFIIGFDGEKAGAGDRIVKFAEEAGIPSTTFAMLQALPNTALWHRLKREGRLRENQDGNINQTTLMNFLPTRPLEDIGREYIEAFCTLYDPVNYLDRTYRCFLMMGLPKWKAPSKMPEWIVVKALLIVIWRQGIVRETRWKFWHHLFSILKRNPGVIEHYISVCAHNEHFLEYRQIVREQIESQVVAYLAQGKEEPYVPVPAKKVEEKTEAIAS, encoded by the coding sequence ATGCGAATCTTACTGGTATATCCAATATTTCCCAAAACCTTTTGGTCTTATGAAAAAATTCTAGAGTTAGTTGATCGCAAAGTTCTGTTACCACCCTTGGGTTTAGTGACAGTAGCAGCAATTCTGCCCCAAGAATGGGAGTTTAAGCTGGTTGACCGCAACATTCGTTCAGCGACAGAAGAAGAATGGGCTTGGGCAGATGTGGTAATTCTTTCTGCGATGATTGTCCAGAAGGAAGATTTATTAGGGCAAATTCAAGAAGCAAAACGACGTGGTAAGTTAGTTGCTGTGGGTGGTCCTTATCCTACTTCTGTTCCTCATGAAGTGGAAAATGTCGGTGCAGACTTCCTGATTCTGGATGAAGGGGAACTCACCCTACCCATGTTTATTGAGGCGTTGCAACGGGGTGAAACATCTGGTGTTTTCCGCGCCACAGAGAAACCAGATGTCACAAGTACGCCAATTCCCCGCTTTGATTTATTAGAATTGAATGCTTATGACATGATGTCGGTACAGTTTTCGCGCGGTTGTCCTTTCCAGTGCGAATTTTGTGACATTATTGTTCTCTACGGACGCAAGCCACGCACCAAAACCCCTGCACAACTATTAGCAGAGTTGGATTGTCTGTATGAGTTGGGTTGGCGGCGGGGTGTGTTTATGGTGGATGACAACTTTATCGGTAACAAGCGCAATGTGAAATTGTTGCTGAAAGAGTTGAAAGTCTGGATGGAAGAACATCAGTATCCTTTCCGCTTTGATACCGAAGCTTCCGTAGATTTAGCACAAGATCCAGAAATGCTGGAATTGATGGTTGAGTCTGGCTTCTCTGCGGTGTTCTTGGGTATTGAAACACCAGATGAAGATAGTCTGCAATTAACGAAGAAGTTTCAAAATACTCGCAGTTCTCTAGCCGACGCAGTGCAAACCATTATTAAGGCTGGATTGCGGCCAATGGCTGGGTTTATTATCGGGTTTGATGGCGAAAAAGCAGGCGCAGGCGATCGCATTGTCAAATTTGCAGAAGAAGCGGGAATTCCCTCTACTACCTTCGCGATGTTGCAAGCTTTACCCAATACAGCATTGTGGCATCGTCTGAAAAGAGAAGGCAGACTGCGGGAAAATCAAGATGGTAACATCAACCAAACCACGTTGATGAATTTCCTTCCTACCCGTCCTTTAGAAGATATTGGCAGAGAATATATTGAAGCGTTCTGCACTTTATATGATCCAGTCAACTATTTGGATCGTACTTATCGCTGTTTCTTAATGATGGGTTTGCCAAAATGGAAAGCACCTTCCAAAATGCCGGAATGGATAGTTGTGAAGGCGTTACTGATTGTAATTTGGCGACAAGGTATTGTACGAGAAACTCGTTGGAAATTCTGGCATCACTTGTTTAGCATTCTCAAGCGTAACCCAGGAGTTATAGAGCATTATATCTCTGTCTGCGCTCACAACGAGCATTTTCTAGAGTATCGCCAAATTGTCCGCGAGCAAATTGAAAGTCAGGTAGTTGCGTATTTGGCACAAGGGAAAGAAGAACCTTATGTACCCGTACCAGCTAAAAAAGTTGAAGAAAAAACTGAGGCGATCGCTAGTTAG
- a CDS encoding ribonuclease catalytic domain-containing protein: MDKGTLVEFRVQGDRRLGVVDRPDGKTRWFVVDERGQSHSLAPRQVSYTVNGQTYKPSDIGSFQGQVQPYIDPSSLEVAWELLVEDGETVTPAQMANLLFSESEAAACYAAHCLLSEDKLYFKQKGEAYEPRTAAQVAELKHQTEVKALKAKGQEEFLSRVEQALQGEVVEWQRHDRQRLEALEKYAALLADVVRMGVNYDTLARAYPPPAPVLETMNMLGRPATPPGAFQLLIELGWWDAHENLFVRRSSIPVQFPSKVLEVAQQRLDFPPTDLDANRLDLSHLKVYTIDDESTTEIDDGLSWELLPDGRERLWVHIADPTRWLVPDDELDLEARKRGSTVYLPTGMVPMFPELLATGPMSLVQGRISCALSFGVVLDETGCVEDYSIHPSFIKPTYRLTYEDVDEMLELGVEAEPEIEAIANWAKQRKSWRYNQGAISINMPEATIKVKNDQIDIDILDDSSSRQLVAEMMIMAGEVAARYGQAHNIPLPFRGQPQPELPPDEELLLLPAGFVRSCAMRRCMPKSEMSITPLRHAGLGLNTYTQATSPIRRYSDLLTHFQLKAHLRGESLPFTADQLREVMMTVTSTTQEVTMVERQTNRYWALEYLRRHPDQVWDVTVLMWLREDSNLALILLEDLGLQLPMFFKRSVGLGEQVLVKVSHADPQKDMIQFQEIIYQESHQATN; the protein is encoded by the coding sequence GTGGATAAGGGTACGCTAGTTGAATTTAGGGTTCAAGGCGATCGCCGTCTAGGTGTAGTAGACCGCCCGGACGGCAAAACCCGTTGGTTTGTGGTAGATGAACGTGGTCAATCTCACAGCCTCGCGCCTAGACAAGTTAGTTATACAGTTAACGGACAAACCTATAAGCCCTCTGATATTGGCAGCTTTCAAGGGCAGGTTCAACCTTACATAGATCCCTCTAGTCTGGAAGTAGCGTGGGAATTACTGGTTGAGGATGGAGAAACAGTTACACCAGCCCAAATGGCGAATCTGTTGTTTTCCGAATCAGAAGCGGCTGCTTGTTATGCCGCTCATTGCTTGTTATCAGAAGACAAACTGTATTTCAAGCAAAAAGGAGAAGCTTATGAACCAAGAACGGCGGCGCAGGTAGCAGAACTCAAACACCAGACAGAAGTTAAGGCACTCAAAGCCAAGGGACAAGAAGAATTTTTATCTCGCGTAGAGCAAGCCCTTCAAGGTGAAGTAGTGGAATGGCAACGCCACGACCGCCAGCGATTAGAAGCACTGGAAAAATATGCCGCATTACTGGCTGATGTTGTGCGAATGGGAGTAAATTATGATACTCTGGCTCGTGCCTATCCGCCGCCAGCCCCAGTGTTAGAAACAATGAATATGCTGGGTCGTCCGGCAACTCCTCCAGGAGCTTTTCAGTTATTAATAGAGTTAGGTTGGTGGGATGCCCATGAAAACTTGTTTGTGCGTCGTTCGTCAATTCCGGTTCAGTTTCCTAGCAAGGTATTAGAAGTGGCGCAACAGCGTTTGGATTTCCCCCCAACTGACTTAGATGCAAATCGCCTAGATTTGTCTCATTTAAAGGTCTATACAATTGATGATGAAAGCACTACTGAGATAGACGATGGTCTAAGTTGGGAATTACTTCCAGATGGGCGAGAACGGTTATGGGTGCATATTGCCGATCCTACCCGGTGGTTAGTCCCAGACGATGAATTAGACTTAGAAGCCAGAAAACGGGGCAGTACAGTATATTTACCGACGGGGATGGTTCCCATGTTCCCGGAATTATTGGCAACTGGCCCCATGAGCTTGGTACAGGGAAGGATTTCTTGCGCCTTGAGTTTTGGGGTGGTTTTAGATGAAACTGGGTGTGTAGAAGATTACAGCATTCATCCTAGTTTTATCAAGCCTACTTATCGCCTCACCTACGAAGATGTGGATGAGATGTTGGAGTTAGGTGTAGAAGCAGAACCAGAAATTGAGGCGATCGCTAACTGGGCAAAACAGCGCAAATCTTGGCGGTATAATCAAGGAGCTATCAGTATCAATATGCCGGAGGCGACGATCAAAGTCAAAAATGACCAGATCGACATTGATATTTTAGATGATTCCTCATCACGGCAATTGGTAGCGGAAATGATGATTATGGCGGGTGAAGTAGCAGCCCGTTACGGTCAAGCTCACAATATACCTCTGCCCTTTCGTGGTCAACCCCAACCAGAATTACCTCCAGACGAAGAATTGCTGTTACTCCCAGCCGGATTTGTTCGCTCCTGCGCCATGCGTCGTTGTATGCCCAAGAGTGAAATGAGCATCACGCCTTTACGCCATGCTGGTTTAGGTTTAAATACGTATACTCAAGCAACTTCCCCCATTCGTCGTTACAGTGACTTACTGACTCACTTTCAGTTAAAAGCCCACTTACGGGGTGAAAGTTTGCCCTTTACAGCCGACCAACTCCGAGAAGTGATGATGACAGTCACCTCTACCACCCAAGAAGTGACAATGGTAGAACGGCAAACTAATAGATATTGGGCTTTAGAATATTTGCGCCGTCATCCCGACCAAGTTTGGGACGTGACAGTTTTAATGTGGTTACGAGAAGACAGCAACTTAGCACTAATTCTGTTAGAAGATTTGGGCTTACAGTTGCCGATGTTCTTTAAACGTTCTGTAGGATTAGGAGAACAGGTATTAGTCAAAGTTAGTCACGCTGACCCGCAAAAAGATATGATTCAGTTTCAGGAAATCATTTATCAAGAAAGCCATCAAGCAACAAATTAG
- a CDS encoding type II toxin-antitoxin system VapC family toxin has translation MTRILCIDTSVWIPYLVPEVYQLQARTLVTEALSLNLGLVSPAFAWAEVGSVLRKKTRLGVITTEEAQGFFEDFCELPIDYIEEEVIRTRTWEIAEQYGLSTLYDAAFLACADITSAEFWTADAALVRQLTPRPAYLREIG, from the coding sequence TTGACTAGAATTTTGTGTATAGATACTAGCGTTTGGATTCCCTACCTTGTCCCAGAGGTTTATCAACTCCAAGCCAGAACCTTAGTAACGGAGGCATTAAGCTTAAATTTAGGCTTAGTATCTCCTGCATTTGCTTGGGCAGAAGTAGGGTCTGTATTACGGAAGAAAACCCGACTAGGAGTCATTACAACCGAGGAAGCACAAGGGTTTTTTGAAGATTTCTGCGAACTTCCGATTGATTACATAGAAGAAGAAGTAATTAGGACAAGAACTTGGGAAATTGCCGAGCAATACGGATTATCAACTCTCTACGATGCAGCTTTTCTTGCTTGTGCTGACATTACATCTGCTGAGTTTTGGACTGCTGACGCTGCACTGGTTAGACAACTCACACCCAGACCTGCTTACCTCCGGGAAATAGGGTAA
- a CDS encoding nucleotidyltransferase domain-containing protein: MNVTLSLILTRLKQELTDMYGDRLHQLTLFGSQARGDAEPGSDSDIDVLVVLKPPVNPGEEIKRTGKAIADLSLEYDVVISCLFMDETHYQTRNGSLLRNIRKEGVLL; encoded by the coding sequence ATGAACGTTACCCTAAGCCTCATCCTCACTCGCCTTAAACAAGAACTCACTGATATGTATGGCGATCGCCTGCATCAACTCACCCTCTTTGGCTCCCAAGCCCGTGGTGATGCAGAACCGGGATCAGATTCAGATATAGATGTGCTGGTGGTGCTGAAGCCTCCCGTTAACCCCGGTGAAGAAATCAAACGCACCGGTAAGGCGATCGCCGACCTGTCTCTGGAGTACGATGTTGTGATTAGCTGTCTCTTCATGGACGAAACCCACTACCAAACCCGCAACGGCTCCTTGCTTCGTAATATCCGTAAAGAAGGCGTTCTTCTATGA
- the rpsR gene encoding 30S ribosomal protein S18 → MSYYRRRLSPIKPGDPIDYKDVDLLRKFITERGKILPRRITGLTCKQQRDLTLAIKRARIVALLPFVNAEA, encoded by the coding sequence ATGAGTTACTATCGTCGTCGCCTGTCTCCCATTAAGCCAGGAGACCCCATCGACTACAAAGATGTTGATTTGTTGCGTAAGTTTATTACCGAAAGGGGTAAAATATTACCACGTCGGATTACTGGGCTTACCTGTAAGCAACAACGAGATTTGACATTAGCAATTAAACGGGCGCGGATTGTGGCATTGTTGCCATTTGTCAATGCGGAAGCTTAA